In Chloroflexota bacterium, the genomic window TCATCCGTTCTTCCAGCCAGGCTTCACCAAGCAGCAACTGCCGCAGCGTGTTCGGCCATTCGCTGCGTTCCACTTCGATGAGGAAGCCGAAGTGCCCCATGTTGATGCCGAGGACCGGCACGCCGTGAGGGGCGCACAGGTGGCCGGCGCGCAGCATGGTGCCGTCGCCGCCCAGGGCTATCAGCAAATCGGCCTGACCTTCTTCCACGCGCTGGCGCAGTTCGTCTTCGTAAAGCAGGCCGGCATAGGCTTCCACCCCGTGGCGTTTCAGGAAAGCCGCGACTTTGTGCCCTTCGGCCAGGGCTTCGGGCACCTGAGGGTGGGCTGCGATCACAATGTGCTGAAAGGGTGAGGCATTCGAGGGCGTCATGGGTATCTCCTCGCAGCGTCAGGTCAGGCGCTGGTCGCAAATTTCTCGGAAGCCGCAAGCGCGGCAGCGGGCGGCAGAAGTGTGGGAGCGCTCGGGCAATCCCCCCCGGCGCTCGGCCCGCCGGATTTCGGCCAGAAGATCGAGCAGGCGCTCTTCGGCTTCGAAGGTAAAGTCGATGCGGAATTCGCGGTCATCGTACCGCAGCAGGCCGTAGGCCGGGCGGATGCCCATTTGCCGCTCGACCAGCAGGCAATAAGCCAGTACCTGGAAGACGTGGCTATCGTAAGGCACAGGCGGCGCCGCAGCCGATTTGACCTCGACCGGGATCAGCCGTTTTCCCTGACGAATGAGATAGTCGGGACGGCCAGTGAGGCCCAGGGCGCGGTCGTAAAGGGGCTTTTCCAGTTCCTGGCGAATGCCCGTATCGCTGTAAACCACCGTGCCTGCAGGAAGCCCCAACTGTTTGCGGCGGCGGGCGCTGAGCCATACCAGGAGCAGCCCCACCACCCCCAGCAGAACGGCCACCAGGAGCACGAGCACGGCTCAGCCTCCGCTCAATTGCCATGCCCACCACGCGGCCACGGCCACGAGAGCCAGCAGCACGAGTGCCCAGCCTGCCAGGCGCAGCACAGTAACAAAAACCACCGCTTCGCCGTGGCGGTGGTGGTATTCAGTCCCGGCCTGCATGGCCGGGGCGTTGGCCGAGGGGTGCCCTTGCCGGGCATAGCCCCACGCGCGGGCGCAATAGAGGTAAGTGCCAATTTCGGAAACGCGAAGAGTGCGCATAGGTCAGTCGGGAGAGAGGCGGTCTTCCAGACGGCGCAAGGAACGTTCCAGCGCATCTTGCCGCAGGCTGAGGGTGACGTCGCCGCGAGTGCGTTCCAGCAGGCTGCGGGCGATGTCGGTCAGGCGTCGCAGGCCGTAGGTTACCGCGTCGGGGTAATCCATCGTGACCAGCACGGCGTAGATGTCGTCCATCAGGCCGAGCAGGCGCTCGGTTTCGGGGGAATAGCCGTGGCGCAGCAAGTCGAGGACGCGGCGGCGCAGTTCGCCCACGGCTTCGGCCAGGCCGCGGACGTAAGCCGAGGCCGGAATGCCCAGGTCCTCGGGCGTAGGCAGGTCGCCGCCGTTGACCAGCGCGTGCACGATGCTGGCCTCGGCAAACTCTTTGAGGGCGTCCTGGGTATAGCCTGCAAAGTAGAGGTCGGGGAAGGCCGCCAGGTCGCGACGCAGGGTATCGGCCAGGGTGCGGGCGGCTTCCAGCCGCTCGGCGGCCTGGGTGTGGTCGTCGCGATGCACGGCGCGGATGGCATGGGCGCAAGCGCGCACCAGTTGCCGTGCCTGGCTCAGGGCGCGGTCTCGGGCGTGAGTCCGTGCTTCCAGGTCGTGATGCACGGCGTCGGCGATGGCTTCCAGGGCTGGCACGGATGGTTACTCCTCTGATGGTGGGGTGGTGGGAGGGCGAAAGAGCATGTCGGCGAGGCTGGGCGAGCCGGGGATGGGGATTTCCCCGTACGCGGCCTCGTAACGAGAGATGCTTTGTTCAAGCGCCCGGGCGAGCAGTTTCGCGCTGAGGGGAGTGAGCAGCACCCGCGCTTGCACTACCGCTTCGGCGTCGCCGGGAAGGTAGCGCGCCAGATCAATCAGGAACTCTGTCCGGCTGTGGGCGATACGCGCCATGTTGGTGTAAATCAGCGGCACCTGGGCAGGGAGCCGCACCCGAGGCGGCTTGTTTTCGCTCATGGCGTGTTTCGTTTAGAAGGGAATTTCGTCTTCTTCGGCGGGGAGGTCGTCCACAGGGGCGGCGTCGCCCATGGCGCGTGCAGCGTTTTCGGTCTCTTCGCGGCTGCTGAGGAAGCGCACCGTGAGGGCGTGCACCTCGAAAGATGCCGCTGCCGTGCCATCCTGCCGGGTCCAGATGCGGGGGCCACCGGTGGTGGGGTCGGCGATCAACCGCCCTTCGACCAGCACCCGCGAGCCTTTCCGCAGGTATTGATTCGTGGTTTCCGCTTGTTTGCCCCAGGCCGAGACCCGGAACCAGATGGTTTCCTTGACCTGTTCGCCGTTGGCGTTGGTGTAGGTGCGGTTCGTGGCGACCGAGAAGTTCGTAACTGGTGTGCCGCTGGTGGTGTAACGCATTTCAGGATCGCGGCCCAGATTACCGACGATGATGATACGGTGGAACATGATATCCTCCTTTCAAAGGAAAAGCGGTCAGAAAAATTGTACCACGTGGGGGCTATTTCTTTCGCCAGTGGGCCAGCCGGGCGGCGACCTCGCGCTCGTAGCCCTGGTCGGAAGGCTGGTAGAAGCGCACCCCCTGGAGTGCATCGGGGAGGTATTGCTGGCGCACGAAGTGGCCGGGTGCATTGTGCGGGTAGCGGTAGCCTTTACCGTGCCCGGTGGCTTTGCCATCGCGGCTGGGGTCTTTCAGGTGGCTGGGGACGTCGTCAGGGTTGGCGTTCTGGCGCACGGCGTCGCGGGCGGCGAAGTAGGCTTTCGTGCTGTTGGATTTGGGTGCGGTGGCGAGGTAAAGGGTGGCTTCTGCGAGGTGGTACACGCCTTCGGGAAGCCCCACCCATTCGAAGGCCTGGGCGGCGGCGTTGACCACCACCAGCGCCTGCGGGTCGGCCAGGCCGATGTCTTCCGCTGCGAGGATGAGCAGCCGCCGCAGGATGAAGCGCGGGTCTTCTCCGGCTTCCACCATTTTGGCGAGCCAGTAGAGCGCGGCGTCGGGGTCAGAGCCGCGCACCGACTTGATGAAGGCGGAAATCGTGTCGTAGTGGGCGTCGCCGTTCTTGTCGTAGAGCACGGCGCGCTGCTGGATGGCTTCCTGAATGGCCTGCAAGGTGATGGTGCGGCTGCCGTCGGGTGCGGGCGGGGTGGTTTCCACCGCCAGTTCCAGCGCGTTGAGGGCGCTGCGAGCGTCGCCGCGGGCGGCCTGGGTGAGGAAATCCAGCGCCTCGGGCGCGAGCACCACGTGGCGGTTGCCGTAGCCGCGTTCGGGGTCGGTGAGGGCGGCTTCCACGATGCGGCGGATGTGCTGGGGCTCTAATGGCCGCAACTGGAAGACGCGCGAGCGGGAAACCAGCGCCGAGATGACTTCAAAGTAGGGGTTTTCGGTGGTCGCGCCGATGAGGGTGATGGTGCCGTTTTCTACATGGGGCAGCAGGGCGTCTTGCTGGGCCTTGTTCCAGCGGTGAACCTCGTCGATGAAGAGGATGGTGCGCTGGCGGTGGTATTTGCGGCGTTCCTGCGCGTCGGCGATGATCTTGCGCAGGTCGGCTTTGCCGGCCAGCACCGCCGAGAGGGTGACGAAGTGCGCGCGGGTGTGGCGGGCAATCAGGCGGGCGAGGGTGGTCTTGCCGCACCCCGGCGGTCCCCACAGGATGATGGAAGAGAACAGCCGGTCGCTTTCGATGGCGCGGCGGAGCATTTTGCCTGGGCCGAGGATGTGCTCCTGCCCGACGAACTCGTCGAGGGTGCGGGGGCGCATCCGCTCGGCGAGGGGCTGGCTGGCGGTATCGTGGGCGAGGGCGTGGTCGAAGAGGTCGGTCATGTTTCCATTGTAGCACGGGTTGGCGGAGATGGTGCGGCGGTGGGGGTGGGCGACAAAAAAGGGCAGGCTGCTGCCTGCCCTGAGCGGTTTTGGGGAAATACGGCCTAAAAACCTTCCAGTTTGCTGAAATCAGCCACGCCGTCGGCTAAGGCGGCGATGCGCTGCAGCAGCCCTAAGCGGTTGCGGCGCAGGGTTTCGTCTTCGGCCATCACCAGCACGTCTTCAAAGAAGCGTTCAATGGCCGGTTTCATGGGCAGGAAGGCGGCGAAGAAGTCGTCCACGCTGCCAGGGCAGCGCGGGGTCGCTTCGGCTTGTTGCAGGGCTTGCCAGAGAGAGCGCTCGGCGTCTTCTACGAACGCGTCGGGGTTGACCTCGTAGCGCGGCTGGCCGCGGGTGATGCGCACGCAGCGGGCGTAGGCGGGCAAAATCTGCGGCCAGTCTTTCCGCTGCACCCAGGCGTTCAGTTCGCGCACGGCCTGGGCGGCGCGGGCGGGGTTGTGCCCCTGGGCGGCCAGCACGGCATCCACCACATCGTAGCGGTAGCCTTGCTCCAGCAGCAGGTTGCGCAGGCGCTCCACGATGAAGGCCAGCACGGCCTGTTTGGCTGCGGCGGTGGCCTCAATGGGCAGGTGCTGCGCCGCGGCTTCCAGCCCCTGCCGCAGGTCAAAGTCCAGATTCCATGCCATCAGGGCTTGCACCAGGCCGAGGGCGGCGCGGCGCTGGGCGAAGGGGTCTTTGGCGCCGGAAGGCGCCAGCCCGGCTGCGAAAAGCCCCATCAGGGTATCCAGCCGGTCGGCGATGCCCACGGTGAGGCCGATTTTGCTCTTGGGCACTTCGTCGCCGGTGAAGCGGGGCAGGTAGTGCTCGTAAATGGCGTCGGCCACCGCGGGGGCTTCGCCGCCCCAGAGGGCGTAGTAACGCCCCATGATGCCCTGCAGGGAGGTCATCTCGACCACCATGTTGGTGGCGAGGTCGGCCTTGCAGAGTTCGGCCGCGCGGCGGGTGGCCTGCAGTTCGGCGTCGTTCAGGCCGAGCATGGGGGCGAGGTCGTCCACCAGGGTGCGGATGCGTTGGGTTTTATCCCACATGGAACCCAAGTCGGCCTGGAAGGTCAGGGTTTTCAGTTTGGGCAGGAAGTCTTCCAATTTGTGCCTGCGGTCTTCGCGGATGAAGTAGGCCGCGTCGGCGAAGCGGGCGCGGATGACGTCTTCGTTGCCCTGGACGATTTCGGGGAAGATCTCACCCCTCCCCCGCTGCGCCTCGCCCGGCCTTCGACTTCGCTCAGGCCAGGTGCTCGGCGCAGCCACCCCCTCCCCTCCCTTAGCAAGGGAGGGGAGGGGGCCGGGGGGTGGGGTGAGATCCGGCTTGTTCGCCACGGTGATGAAGTAGGGCAGCAAGTCGCCGTCCTTTTCCACCGGGAAGTAGCGCTGGTGCTTCTTCATCACGGCAATCAGCACTTCGCGGGGCAGTTCCAGGTATTCTTCCTCGAAGGTGCCGCGCAGCGCGGTGGGGGCTTCCACAAGGTGGGTGACTTCGTTGATGAGGGCCTCGTCGTCCGGCACGGTGCCGCCAACTTCGGCCGCGAGGGCTTTCACCTGCGCGAGGATGCGCTCACGGCGCTCGGCGGGGTCGAGCACGATGCCTTGGGCTTCCAGGGCGGCGAAATAGTCGGCGGGGGTGGCGACGGCGATGGTTTCGGGTTCCAAAAAGCGCAGGCCGCGGGTGGCCTTGCCGCTGACTAAGCCGGCGTAGGCAAAGGGCACTTCGCGGTCGCCTAACAGCGCCAGCAGCCAGCGCACCGGGCGGGAAAACGCGGTGCGGGCGGCGTTCCAGCGCATGGTCTGGGCAAAGCGCAGGCCGGCGATAAGGTCGGGCAGGGCTTCGGCCAGCACTTCGGTGGCCGGGCGGCCTTCCTCGCGCACCACGGCGACCACATAGCGCCCGCCGCCGATTTCCCGCACTTCCAGATCTTCCACGGCCACGCCCTTGCTGCGGGCAAAGCCCTGCGCGGCCTTGGTGGGGTTGCCGTCGGCGTCGTAGGCACGGTCGGCGGGCGGGCCTTTCACCACCTGCTCGCGGTCGGGCTGGCGGGGGGCCAGGTCGCGGACGTGCACCACTAAGCGGCGGGGGGTGCCCAAAATGCGCACTTCGCCGTGGGCTAAGCGCAGGCGTTCCAGCAGCGCGGGCACGGCTTCCTGCAATTGCGCCAGCGCGGTGTCCAGTTCGGCGGGGGGCAGTTCCTCGGTGCCCACTTCCAGCAGGAAATCAGCGGGGGCGTCGGGCGGTGGGGGCGGCGCGGGCACTTCGGGCGGGGTGTAAACCGCCTTGCTGTCGGCGCGCCCCCACGGGAAGCCCAGTTCCTCCCGCTGGGCGATGTAGGCTTCGGCCACCTGCCGGGCTTGGTCGCGCATCCGGCCGAAGAAGTGCTGCCGCTCGGTGACGCCGATGGCGCCGCGGGTATCCAAAATATTGAAAATGTGCGAGCACTTGAGCACATAGTCGTGCGCGGGCATCACCAGCCCTTCGGCAATGCATCGGGCGGCTTCGGCTTCGTAAATGCGGTAGAGCTCGTGCAGGCGTTCCACATCCGCAAGTTCAAAACTGTATTTGCTGAATTCCTGCTCGTTTTGCAGGTGCAGGTCGCCGTAGGTGCGCTGCTCGTTCCACTGAATGGCTTTGAAATCGCGCACCCGCTGCAGCGCCATGGCGATGCGTTCCAGGCCATAGGTGATTTCCACGGCCACGGGGTCCAGGTTTTGGCCGCCCGCCTGCTGGAAGTAGGTGAACTGGGTGATTTCCAGGCCGTTCAGCCACACTTCCCAGCCCAGCCCCCACGCGCCCAAGGCGGGGCTTTTCCAGTTGTCTTCCACAAAGCGGATGTCGTGGATTTTGGGGTCAATGCCCAACGCCTCAAGGGATTTGAGGTAGAGTTCCTGCGGGTTGCCCGGGTCGGGCTTCAAAATGACCTGGAACTGGTAGTGCATCTGCAGGCGGTTGGGGTTTTCGCCATAGCGCCCGTCGTCGGGGCGGATGGAAGGCTCAACATAAGCCACGTTCCACGGCTCAGGGCCGAGGACGCGCAGCACGGTGGCAGGGTTCATGGTGCCCGCGCCCACTTCGGTGTGGTAAGGCTGCCAGATGAGGCAGCCCTGCTCTGCCCAGTAGCGTTGCAGGGTGAAGATAATCGATTGGAAGTCGAGGGATTGCGGCATGGGAAGCCCTCCTGAAAAGCGTTGGCTTGCACAACAAGAGGTATTGTACCAAAAGGAAAGCGCGTGCCCCAGGAAAGCGTCGATTTTGCCGCTTGCTTTTCCTCACCAATGTTATAATCGACACAAACCTATTGCATCGAGGCCGTTATGCCCCACGAGTTCAACAAGTTAGAGCAAACCCGTTTAGCGAAACTGGAACGCCTGCGCGAAATGGGAATAGAGCCTTACCCCAACCGCGCAGAGCGCACGCATACTGCTGCCGAGGCCAAAGCAGTGCTGGAAACCGCGGAGGCCGCCGGCGATGCCGAAGCCCCGCGCGTCACCGTTGCAGGAAGGCTGCGCGCCATGCGCCCGATGGGAAAAATTACCTTTGCCCACATTGAAGACGAAAGCGGGCGCATTCAGTTGTTCTTCCAGGCCAACACCTTGGGCAAAGAGCGCCTCAAGACCTTCAACAAGCTCTTTGATTTGGGCGACTTCGTTCAGGCCAGTGGCTTCCTCTTCCGTACCCGCACCGGCGAAATCACGGTGCACGTGGAAGATTTTCGTATGTTGGCGAAGGCCATCACCCCGTTGCCGCCCGCCAAGGACGAAGTGGCCGAAGACGGCACCATTGTGCGCCACGCGGTGCTGGCCGACCCGGAAACCCGCTATCGCCAGCGCTATGCCGATTTGGCCGTCAACCCTGAAGTGCGCGAGATTTTCCGCACGCGCGCCAAAATCGTGCGCGCCTTGCGGGAGTTCCTGGATGCGCGCGGTTTCCTGGAAGTGGAAACCCCCATTTTGCAGCCGATTTACGGCGGCGCTGCAGCCCGGCCTTTTGTGACCTATCACAATCAACTGAAGCAGAAACTTTACCTGCGCATTTCTTTTGAACTTTACCTCAAGCGCTTGCTGGTGGGCATGTTCGAAAAGGTTTACGAAATCGGCCGCGATTTCCGCAACGAGGGCATTTCCTTCAAGCACAACCCCGAATTTACCCAGTTGGAGTTTTACTGGGCTTATGCCGATTACCAGAAGGTGATGGCGCTGACCGAGGAAATGCTGGCCTACGTGGCCGATACGGTGCTCGGCACGCGCAAAATCACCTGGCAGGGGCACGAAATTGACCTCAACCCGCCGTGGAAACGGATGGAACTGCGTCAGGGCCTGCTGGAAGCCACTGGCGTGGATATTGCTGCTTATCCCGACGCCGAGAGCCTGGCGGCGGCGATGAAGGCGCAGGGGTTGGAACCCAAGCCCGGCGCGCCGCGCGGCAAACTCATTGACCAGATGGTGGGCGATTTCCTCGAGCCTACTTTTATCCAGCCTACCTTTCTCTACGACTACCCGCGCGATATTTCCCCTCTGGCGAAAGCCAAGCCTGGCGACCCCACCACGGTGGAGCGTTTCGAGGGCTTCATTGGCGGCATGGAATTGTGCAACGCGTTCACCGAACTCAACGACCCCCTCGACCAGGAAGCCCGTTTTCTGGAAATGGGGCGTACTTATGCTGCTGACGACGAGGAACGCCACCCGATTGACGAAGATTACCTGCGCGCCATGCGTTACGGGATGCCGCCCAACGGTGGCTTTGGCATGGGCATCGACCGTTTGACCATGCTTTTTACGGATAAGCACAGCATTCGCGAAGTCATCCTGTTCCCGCACCTGCGCGAGCGCGGTGAAAGCGGCAACGCAGCCGAAGCAGAGCCGCCAGAAGCGCTTTCCTGAACGCCCGCCGCCACTTTGAGGAGGCAGCCGTGGAAACCCAGGGGCAAGCCAATGTGTGGCAGGAACTGGCAGAGCTGGTCAATGCCCTGCCTTTGGAAGAGCGTCGGCGTTTGCGCGACGCCTTGCGCCGCTGGACGCATGACCTCGGCCACAATATCGGCCTGGTGCGCACCAGCGAGGGGCTGATGCGGCGAGAAATGGAGCAGGCGGCGTTGGTGGTTGACACCGAATTGCTGGATATTATCGGGGGGGCTGCTCGTAGCCTGATGGAATTGTTGGCGGAGGTGCGCCAATTGCCGGAACACATTGACGATAAAACACCGTGAAAGCAGCGCGTCTGGCACGATTCGTGCTATGGTAGCCAGGGGGCACGGGGCTGCGTGGCCGTGTAGCGATGGCGAGGGTATGTTATGAGCAGAACACAACCGCGTGAACGCATTCTGGTGGTGGAGCCTGATCCCGAAATTGCCGATGTGGTGGCGCGGCAAAGCCTGCAACCGCTGCATTACCGCGTGCGGGTGGTAGGCGACGCGGGGGCGGCGTTGCAAGAAAGCCTGCGGTTTGCGCCGCACCTCATCATTACCGACCTGCACCTGCCCGATTTGAGCGGCAAGGACCTGCTGGCGGCCTTGAGTTCCCAGAGCAGCGATGCCCCCATCATCGTAATTGCCGATGCCGGCGAAGAGCACGACATCGTGCAGGCTTTTCGGCTGGGCGCGGCCGATTTCCTGCTTTGGCCCATGCAGGAAACCGAGGTGGTCTCGGCCGTTGAGCGTGTGCTCACCCAGGTGCGGGAACGGCAGGCCAAATTGCACCTTGCCCAGCAGTTGGAGAAGGCCAACAAGGAACTCCAGCGCCGGGTGCGGGAACTCACCACCCTCTTCGACCTCGCCAAAACCATGGCCTCAGCCACCAACATGCAGGTGCTGTTTCAGCATGTTGTGGAGGGGGCAGTCCACTTGAGCGAAGCCGATAAAGGCTGGCTCTTTTTGCGCGATGCCA contains:
- the cas4 gene encoding CRISPR-associated protein Cas4; the encoded protein is MLVLLVAVLLGVVGLLLVWLSARRRKQLGLPAGTVVYSDTGIRQELEKPLYDRALGLTGRPDYLIRQGKRLIPVEVKSAAAPPVPYDSHVFQVLAYCLLVERQMGIRPAYGLLRYDDREFRIDFTFEAEERLLDLLAEIRRAERRGGLPERSHTSAARCRACGFREICDQRLT
- a CDS encoding haloacid dehalogenase, which gives rise to MEAIADAVHHDLEARTHARDRALSQARQLVRACAHAIRAVHRDDHTQAAERLEAARTLADTLRRDLAAFPDLYFAGYTQDALKEFAEASIVHALVNGGDLPTPEDLGIPASAYVRGLAEAVGELRRRVLDLLRHGYSPETERLLGLMDDIYAVLVTMDYPDAVTYGLRRLTDIARSLLERTRGDVTLSLRQDALERSLRRLEDRLSPD
- a CDS encoding DUF3467 domain-containing protein, whose protein sequence is MSENKPPRVRLPAQVPLIYTNMARIAHSRTEFLIDLARYLPGDAEAVVQARVLLTPLSAKLLARALEQSISRYEAAYGEIPIPGSPSLADMLFRPPTTPPSEE
- a CDS encoding single-stranded DNA-binding protein, with the translated sequence MFHRIIIVGNLGRDPEMRYTTSGTPVTNFSVATNRTYTNANGEQVKETIWFRVSAWGKQAETTNQYLRKGSRVLVEGRLIADPTTGGPRIWTRQDGTAAASFEVHALTVRFLSSREETENAARAMGDAAPVDDLPAEEDEIPF
- a CDS encoding AAA family ATPase, giving the protein MTDLFDHALAHDTASQPLAERMRPRTLDEFVGQEHILGPGKMLRRAIESDRLFSSIILWGPPGCGKTTLARLIARHTRAHFVTLSAVLAGKADLRKIIADAQERRKYHRQRTILFIDEVHRWNKAQQDALLPHVENGTITLIGATTENPYFEVISALVSRSRVFQLRPLEPQHIRRIVEAALTDPERGYGNRHVVLAPEALDFLTQAARGDARSALNALELAVETTPPAPDGSRTITLQAIQEAIQQRAVLYDKNGDAHYDTISAFIKSVRGSDPDAALYWLAKMVEAGEDPRFILRRLLILAAEDIGLADPQALVVVNAAAQAFEWVGLPEGVYHLAEATLYLATAPKSNSTKAYFAARDAVRQNANPDDVPSHLKDPSRDGKATGHGKGYRYPHNAPGHFVRQQYLPDALQGVRFYQPSDQGYEREVAARLAHWRKK
- the glyS gene encoding glycine--tRNA ligase subunit beta, whose protein sequence is MPQSLDFQSIIFTLQRYWAEQGCLIWQPYHTEVGAGTMNPATVLRVLGPEPWNVAYVEPSIRPDDGRYGENPNRLQMHYQFQVILKPDPGNPQELYLKSLEALGIDPKIHDIRFVEDNWKSPALGAWGLGWEVWLNGLEITQFTYFQQAGGQNLDPVAVEITYGLERIAMALQRVRDFKAIQWNEQRTYGDLHLQNEQEFSKYSFELADVERLHELYRIYEAEAARCIAEGLVMPAHDYVLKCSHIFNILDTRGAIGVTERQHFFGRMRDQARQVAEAYIAQREELGFPWGRADSKAVYTPPEVPAPPPPPDAPADFLLEVGTEELPPAELDTALAQLQEAVPALLERLRLAHGEVRILGTPRRLVVHVRDLAPRQPDREQVVKGPPADRAYDADGNPTKAAQGFARSKGVAVEDLEVREIGGGRYVVAVVREEGRPATEVLAEALPDLIAGLRFAQTMRWNAARTAFSRPVRWLLALLGDREVPFAYAGLVSGKATRGLRFLEPETIAVATPADYFAALEAQGIVLDPAERRERILAQVKALAAEVGGTVPDDEALINEVTHLVEAPTALRGTFEEEYLELPREVLIAVMKKHQRYFPVEKDGDLLPYFITVANKPDLTPPPGPLPSLAKGGEGVAAPSTWPERSRRPGEAQRGRGEIFPEIVQGNEDVIRARFADAAYFIREDRRHKLEDFLPKLKTLTFQADLGSMWDKTQRIRTLVDDLAPMLGLNDAELQATRRAAELCKADLATNMVVEMTSLQGIMGRYYALWGGEAPAVADAIYEHYLPRFTGDEVPKSKIGLTVGIADRLDTLMGLFAAGLAPSGAKDPFAQRRAALGLVQALMAWNLDFDLRQGLEAAAQHLPIEATAAAKQAVLAFIVERLRNLLLEQGYRYDVVDAVLAAQGHNPARAAQAVRELNAWVQRKDWPQILPAYARCVRITRGQPRYEVNPDAFVEDAERSLWQALQQAEATPRCPGSVDDFFAAFLPMKPAIERFFEDVLVMAEDETLRRNRLGLLQRIAALADGVADFSKLEGF
- the lysS gene encoding lysine--tRNA ligase; this translates as MPHEFNKLEQTRLAKLERLREMGIEPYPNRAERTHTAAEAKAVLETAEAAGDAEAPRVTVAGRLRAMRPMGKITFAHIEDESGRIQLFFQANTLGKERLKTFNKLFDLGDFVQASGFLFRTRTGEITVHVEDFRMLAKAITPLPPAKDEVAEDGTIVRHAVLADPETRYRQRYADLAVNPEVREIFRTRAKIVRALREFLDARGFLEVETPILQPIYGGAAARPFVTYHNQLKQKLYLRISFELYLKRLLVGMFEKVYEIGRDFRNEGISFKHNPEFTQLEFYWAYADYQKVMALTEEMLAYVADTVLGTRKITWQGHEIDLNPPWKRMELRQGLLEATGVDIAAYPDAESLAAAMKAQGLEPKPGAPRGKLIDQMVGDFLEPTFIQPTFLYDYPRDISPLAKAKPGDPTTVERFEGFIGGMELCNAFTELNDPLDQEARFLEMGRTYAADDEERHPIDEDYLRAMRYGMPPNGGFGMGIDRLTMLFTDKHSIREVILFPHLRERGESGNAAEAEPPEALS